TCGGGTGCGGCATTGCCCGTGGTGTCGCAGAGCGAGATCTCCATCTCCGGATTCAGCGCGGCGACACGCTCCACCCAGGAGAGCGCCTCCGCCTCATCCACCACGCCCTCGAAGGGGCAATGGAAGGTGCAGGAGAGGTTGAAGCGGATCTTCTGGCCGGGCGGCGCATCGCGCACGATGGAGGAGAGATCATCGAAGCTCGCCTGGCGCGAGCGGTTGAGGTTGGCCTGGTTGTGCCCCTCGGTGAGCGACATGAAGAGGCCGAGGCGATCGGCACCCGCCGCGATCGCCGCGTCGAAACCGCGGCGGTTGGGCACCAGCACAGTGCATTCCAGGCCATCCAGCTGCTTCGCCGCCTGCAGCACCTCGCCCGTATCCGCCATCTGCGGGATGGCCTTGGGGCTGACGAAGCTGCCCACCTCCATGCGGCGGATTCCGGCGGCATGCAGCGCGCGGACAAGGGCGATCTTCGTCTCGGTCGGCACGAATTGCTTGATGGGCTGCAGCCCGTCGCGCGGGCTCACCTCGGAGAGGGTGACGTTCATCGGGCTTCTCCCAGCAATTCATGGAACACATGGTCATTGTCAGCACCGGCGGCGCGGCCCGTCCAGCGCACCATCTCGGCCGGTGTCACGCCATCGAGGCGGAAGGGCGGTGCGGGGTGCAGCACCTCGCCCAGCAGCGGGTCCTGCACCGGCAGCACCGTGCCGCGCGCCCGGAAGTGCGGGTCATTCGCGCAATCGGCCATGTCATAGAGGCGCGAGCAGGGAACCTCGGCCTGCTCCAGCAGCGCCTCGGCCTCGCGCGCCGGCAGGGTCTTCGTCCAGGCGGCGATGGCGGCGTCGAGTTCGGCCGCGTGTTCGCAGCGGCCGCCATTCGTCGCCATGCGGGGATCGGCCGAAAGCTCCTCACGGCCGATCAGCGTCATCAGGCGGCGGAAGATCAGGTCCGAATTGCCAGCGACGCAGAGCCACTTCCCATCGGCGCAGGGATAGGTGTTGGTGGGGGCGGCGGTCGGAATCGCCGCGCCCGCCGGCTGGCGGATGGCGCCAGTGAGCCCGTATTCCGGCAGCATGCCCTCCATCAGCGAGAAGACGCTGCTGACGAGGTCGAGATCCAGGATGCGCCCCTTGCCGTCGGGGGTGCGGTCCCGCCCCCAGCAGGCGGAGACCAGCGCGAGCGCCGCATACATGCCGGCCAGATCGTCGCTGATGGAGACGCCGCAGCGCGGCGGCGGATATTCGCTCTGGCCGGGATTGGCGGTCAGGTGGCGCAGGCCGCCCATCGCCTCGCCGATGGCGCCGAAGGCGGGCTTGTCGCGGTAAGGCCCGTCCTGCCCATAGCCGCTGATGCGCGCGATGGTGAGGCGCGGATTTTCCGCCTGCAGCACGGCGGGGCCAAGGCCGATGCGCTCCAGGTAGCCCGGGCGGAAATTCTCGACCATCGCATCGGCGCGGGCGCAAAGCGCCTTCACGCGGCGCTGGCCCTCGGCACTCTTCAGGTCGAGCGTGACGGAGAGCTTGTTGCGGCCATGCACGCTGAACCAGACGGAATGCCCGTCCTTCTTCGAGCCCCAGCCGCGAAAGGGGTCGCCCTCCGGCGGCTCGACCTTGATGACCTCGGCGCCGAGATCAGCCAGCAGGCGGGTGCAGAAGGGGGCGGCGATATAGTGCCCCAGCTCGACGATCTTCAGGCCTTGCAAGGGCAGCATGCGTGTTCCCCCGTGATTCACCGCGCGGGTGTAGCGCGGGCCGGCCCCGCCGAGAAATCCCGCGAAAGGGAATCTTCATTCACGCGGCCTATGGATCATGTCCGGGAGCGGTTCCCCTGCCTCTCCCGTCTCTCCCGGATGCCGCCTGCATGCGCGCAGGCGCGTGACCCAACTCGGGGGCGGGTGCCTCGCGGCATCCGCCCCCATCTTTCGGGCGCCCCGCTTCCGGCCTGCCTCCGCATGCGCCACTCTCCCGCGCATCACGCCGGAGGAATTCCCCCATGGATGAACGCACCAAGACCCTGGCCCAGGCCGCCGGCCTCGCTGCCACGGCCACCCGCTTCCCCGCCGATGTGGAGGAGGCGTTGGCCACCCTCGCCAAGCACAAGGCCGCCCTGCCCCGCAGCAGCGATCCGGCGCTGGAGCCCACTCCCGCCTATCAGGGGCCGCGCGCATGACCGCGCCGCACCAGATGACACTGGCCGAGGCCTCGGGCCTGATCGCGGCCCGCCGGCTCTCGCCCGTCGAGCTCCTCGCCGATTGCGCGGCGCGCATCGCGGCCGTCGAGCCGCAGGTCAACGCCTTCATCCGCCAGACGCTGCCCGAGGCCGAGGCCGCGGCGCGCGAGGCCGAGGCCGAGATCGCGAAGAACGGCCCGCGCTCGGCGCTGCACGGCATCCCCATCGGCATCAAGGACATCATTGACCTGGCCGGCCACCCCACGACCTGCCACTCGCGCCTGCGCCTGGATCATGTGGCGACGGAAGACGCAGCGGTGGTAGGGCTGCTGCGCAAGGCGGGCGCGGTGTTTCCGGGCAAGCTCGCCACCCATGAATTCGCCATTGGCGGCCCCGCCTTCGACCTGCCCTTCCCGCCCGCGCGCAACCCCTGGAATACGGCGCATCACCCGGGCGGCTCCTCCTCCGGCTCGGGGGCGGCGGTGGCCGCGCGCATGCTGCCGGCGGCGCTGGGCACCGACACCGGCGGCAGCGTGCGGCACCCGGCCTCGCATTGCGGCATCGTCGGCCTCAAGGCGACCTACGGCCTGGTCCCGCGCGAGGGCGTGTTTCCGCTGGCCTTCTCGCTCGACCATGTGGGACCGCTGACGCGCACCGTGCGCGACGCCGCGCTGATGCTGAACGTGATGTCCGGCGGGCGCGAGGATTACTCGCGGGACCTCGGCCTCGGCCTCAAGGGCCTGCGCATCGGCTTCGTGCGGCATTTCCATGAGACGGACATGCCGGCCGACGCGGAAATGGCGGCGGCGCTGGAAGAGGGCGCGCGGCTGCTTGCGGCCGAGGGCGCCATCGTCACCGATGTGACGCTGCCGCGGCTTTCGGAATTCGCCGCCGTGAACCGCACGGTGCTCTATGCCGAGAGCTCGGCCGTGCATGAGGAATGGCTGACCACGCGGCCCGACGAATACGCGAATGTCACGCGCCGCCGCCTGCTGCCCGGCCTCTTCCTGCCGGCGGTGGACTACATGCACGCGGCGCGGCGCCGCACGCAGCTCATCGCCGCGATCGAGGCCGCCTTCCAGGATGTGGACGTCCTGCTGACGGCGAGCAGCATGGACCCCGCCTGCCGCATCGACGACACCGAAGCGGTGGAGCGCACCTATCCGCGCCAGGCGCGCACGCCCTTCAACGTCAGCGGGCACCCGGCCATCACGGTGATGTCGGGCCTGTCCTCCGGCGGGCTGCCGCTCTCGCTGCAATTCGTGACGCCGGCCTTCACCGAGGCGCTTCTGCTGCGCGTGGCCCATGGCTTCGAACGCGCGGCGCCCTGGAAGGACCGTGCGCCGCCGCTCGATGGCTGAGGCGGTCTTTCCGCCCGGCTGCGTCGTCGCCGTCGGGCTGAAGAGCGAGGCGGCACTGCTGCCGCCGGGCGTGCGCTGCGTGGTCTCGGGCGGCGATCCGGGGCGGCTGGACGCGCTCTGGCCCGCCGATGCGACGGCGGTGCTCTCCTTCGGCATCGCGGGCGGGCTCGCGCCCGGCGTGACGACGGGCGAGTTGCTTGTCGCCTCGTCCTTGTGGGAGGCAGGCGAGACGCTTGGCGTGGACGCGTCCTGGCAGGCGGCGATCGCGGCGCGCTGCGGAGCGCGGGCCAGCCTCATTGCCGCGAGCGGGACGCTGCTGGCCAGCGCCGCCGAGAAGGGTGCGCTGCATCGCGCCTCGGGCGCGCGGGCGGTGGACATGGAAAGCGGCGCCGCATGGCGCTTCGCGCGAGCGCGCGGCCTGCCCTTTGCCGCGTTGCGCGCCGTGGCCGATGGGCCCGGGGATGTGCTGCCCGAGGCCGCCACCGTCGGGCTCAACCCGGACGGCTCGCCCGCGCCGCTGCGCGTGCTCGGCGCGCTGCTGCGCCGCCCGGGCGACCTGCCTGCCCTGCTGCGCCTCGCGCGCGCCAGCGCCGCCGCCCATGCGGCGTTGCGCCGCGCGCTTGCCTCCGCCGGGCCCGCGCTCTAACTGCCGCGCAAACCGGAGGACCCTTCATGCTTCGCCGCACGCTTCTCACCGCCGCCCCTGCCGCCCTCGCCCTGCCCGCCGCCGCGCAGGACTGGCCCACCGCGCCGATCCGCGGCGTCGTGCCCTTCGCGGCCGGCAGCGCCACCGACATCGTCGCCCGCCTCTTCGCCGAGCGCATGCGCGAGGGGCTGGGCCAGCCCGTCGTCGTGGAGAACCGCGCCGGCGCCTCGGGCCTGATCGGCGCCGAGGCGGTGGCGCGCGCCACGCCCGATGGCAACACCATCCTCTTCGGCACCAACTCCACCAATGCGGCCGCCAATGCCCTGTTCCGCCGCGTGCCTTTCGACATGGAGCGCGACTTCGCGCCCATCTCGCTGCTGGCCTCGGTGCCGCTGCTCGTCGCCGTCGCGGCCAACAGCCCGCACCGCACGCTGAATGACCTGCTGACGGCGGCGCGCGCCCGGCCCGAGGCGGTGACCTTCGCCTCCGCCTCCTCCTCGCAGCGCGTCGCGACCGAGATGCTGGCCAGCATGGCGCAGGCGCGCATGCTGCACGTGCCCTACCGCTCCTCCCCCGCCGCCGTGCAGGACCTCATCGCGGGGCGCGTGGACCTCTTTGTGGCCGACCAGGCGGTGATCCTGCCCGCCGCCCAGGCCGGCCAGCTGCGCGTGCTGGGCGTGACCACGCGCGGCCGCTCGCCGCAGCTGCCCGAGATTCCGACGGTGGCGGAGGCCGGCAACCTGCCGAGTTACGAGCTCTTCGCCTGGTTCGTGCTGGTAGCACCGGCCGGCACGCCCACGCCGCACATCGCACGCCTCAACGCCGCCGTGCGCCAGGCCAGCGCGAATCCCGAACTGCGCCAGCGGCTGGAGCAGGTGCTGGGCATGACCGTCACGCCCTCCACGCCGGAGGAGGCACAGGCCTTCATGCGCAGCGAGACGGTGAAGTGGACCAACGCGATCCGCGCCGCCGGCATCGAACCGGAATAGGCCGCGGCCCGGCGGCCAACGCAAAAGGGCGAGCCGCGAGGCTCGCCCTTTTTTGTGTTCCATCAGGAAGAGTGGCGCACCCGGAAGGACTCGAACCTCCAACCCCCAGATTCGTAGTCTGGTGCTCTATCCATTGAGCTACGGGTGCTTGCCGTGGCCCGGGGAATAGCCTTCGCGGCCATGCCGCGCAACCCCCCGGGCGTCAGCTTTGTGACGATCCCGCCGCGCGTTGCGGCAGGGGCGCCATGCGTGCCGCGCGGATCAACCGGCGATCTTGTTCAGCTCCCGCACCACGCTCTCGCCCATCACGGAGCAGCTGATGCGCGCCATGCCGGGCTGCATGATATCCGCCGTGCGCATCCCGCCGGCCAGCACGCGCTCCACCGCCTGCTCGACCATGCGCGCCTGCTCCTCCATGCCGAAGGACCAGCGCAGCAGCATGGCGAAGGAAAGGATCTGCGCCGACGGATTCGCGATGCCCTTGCCCGCGATGTCCGGCGCCGAGCCATGGATCGGCTCATAGAGCGCATGCCGCCGGCCATCGGGCTGCACCGCGCCCAGCGTCGCCGAGGGCAGCATGCCGAGCGAGCCCGTGAGCGCGGCCGCGAGGTCGCTCAGCACATCGCCGAACAGGTTCGAGGCGAGGATCACGTCGAACTGCTTGGGGCGCGAGCAGAGCTGCATCGCAGCGTTGTCCGCGTACATGTGCTCCAGCTCGACATCCGGGAACTCGGCCTTGTGGACCTCGCTCACCACGGCGCGCCAGAGGCGGCCGGACTGCATGACGTTGGCCTTCTCGGTGCTCGTCACCTTGTTGCGGCGCTTGCGCGCGAGGTCGAAGGCAACGCGCGCGGCGCGGGCGATCTCGTCCTCGGAATACACTTCGGTATCAATGCCGATGCGCTTGCCATTCGCATCGGTGTGGATGCCGCGCGGCTCACCGAAATAGATGCCGCCGGTGCTCTCGCGCACGATCATGATGTCGAGGCCGCGCACCACGTCGGGCTTGAGCGAGGAGGCGTCCACAAGCGGATCGAGCACGATGGCCGGGCGCAAATTGGCGAAGAGCCCCAGCTCCTTGCGCAGCCGGAGGATGCCGAGCTCGGGGCGCTGCTCGAAGGGCAGCTTGTCCCACTTGGGGCCGCCGACGCTGCCGAACAGCACCGCATCCGCTTCGCGCGCCGCTTCCAGCGTGCGGTCCGGGCAGGGCACGCCCTCGGCGTCGATTGCCGCTCCACCGACCAGGCCCTCGCCGATCTCGAAGCGCACGAGGCGGCGCTGCTCCATCCAGTCGATGACGCGGCGGACCTCGTGCATCACCTCGGGCCCGATGCCGTCACCGGGCAGGACGAGGAGCTTCTTGTTGGCGATCACAGGCGGTTCTCCGCGGCATGCAGCCAGGGCTGGGCCTGGCGCTGCTTGTCTTCGTAGCTGTCGATGGATTGGGTGTGCTGCATGGTCTGGCCGATATCGTCCAGGCCGTTCAGCAGGCAGTGGCGGCGGAACGGATCAATGGCAAAGGGAATCTCCTCGCCATTCGGGCGCACCACGACGTTGCGCTCGAGGTCCACCGTGATGCGGGCGTTGCCGCCGAGCTTGGCGTCCTCCATCAGCTTCTCGCAGATCTCCCGCGGCAGGCGGATGGGCAGCAGGCCGTTCTTGAAGCTGTTGTTGTGGAAGATGTCGGCGAAGTCCGGCGCGATGACGCAGCGGATGCCGAAATCGAGCAGGGCCCAGGGGGCATGCTCGCGCGAGGAGCCGCAGCCGAAATTCTCGAAGGCGATGAGGATCTCAGCCTTGCGATAGGGCTCCTGGTTCAGCACGAAATCCGGCTGCTCCGAGCCATCCGCATTGTAGCGGAAATTGGCGAAAAGGTTCTTGCCGAAGCCCGTGCGCGCGATGGACTTCAGGAAGCGCGCGGGGATGATCTGGTCGGTGTCGACATTGGCCTTGGGCAGCGGGGCCGCGATGCCGGTCAGCGTGGTGAAGGCTTGCATGTCACAGGCTCCCCTTGGGCTGATAATCACGCACATCGGCCAGGTGGCCGGCAATCGCAGCCGCCGCAGCCATGGCGGGCGAGAGCAGGTGCGTGCGCCCGCCCGGGCCCTGGCGCCCTTCGAAGTTGCGGTTGCTGGTGCTGGCGCTGCGCTGGCCCGGCGTCAGCTTGTCCGGGTTCATGCCGAGGCACATCGAGCAGCCCGCCTCGCGCCACTCGAAGCCGGCCTCGGTCAGAATGCGATCCAGCCCCTCGGCTTCCGCCTGCGCCTTCACGAGGCCGGAACCCGGCACCACCATGGCGCGCACGCCATCGGCCACGCGGCGGCCCTTGGCGATGGCGGCGGCGGCGCGGATGTCCTCGATGCGGCTGTTGGTGCAGCTGCCGATGAAGGCGACGTCGATCTTGAGGTCCGTCAGCTTCTGGCCCGGCGTCAGGCCCATGTATTCGACCATGCGGCGAAGCTGGGCGCGGCGCGCCTCGTCCTTCGCCTCTTCCGGGTTGGGCACCACGCCGGTGATGGGCAGCACGTCCTCGGGGCTGGTGCCCCAGGTGACCTGCGGTGCGATCTCATGCGCGGCAAGCTTCACCACGCGGTCGTAATGCGCGCCCGGATCGCTCGGCAGGCTGCGCCAATATTCCATGGCGCGCTCCAGCGCCTCGCCTTTCGGTGCCATGGGGCGACCGCGGATATAGTCGAAGGTGGTCTGGTCCGGCGCCACCATGCCGGCGCGCGCGCCGCCCTCGATGGACATGTTGCAGAGCGTCATGCGGCCGGCCATGTCGAGCGCGCGAATGGTGTCGCCGCAATACTCGATGACGTGGCCGGTGCCGCCCGCCGTGCCAATCTTGCCGATGATGGCGAGCGTGATGTCCTTGCCCGAGCAGCCGATGGCGAGGTTGCCCTCGACCAGCACCTGCATGTTCTTGGCCGGCTTCTGCAGCAGCGTCTGCGTCGCCAGCACATGCTCCACCTCGGAGGTGCCGATGCCGAAGGCGAGCGCGCCCATCGCACCATGCGTCGAGGTGTGGCTGTCACCGCAGACGATGGTCATACCCGGCAGCGAACGCCCCAGTTCCGGCCCAATGACATGGACGATGCCCTGGCGCTGGTCGAGCAACGGGATCAGCGGCATGCCGAATTCGGCCGCGTTCTTCTCCAGCGTCTCCACCTGCAGGCGGCTCTCGGGGTCCACAATGCCGGTGTAGCGCGAGGCGTCAGTGGCGATGTTGTGGTCGATCACGCCGAGCGTCAGGTCCGGCCGGCGGATCTTGCGGCCGGCGAGGCGCAGCCCCTCGAAGGCCTGCGGCGTCGTCACCTCATGGGTGAGGTGGAGGTCGATGTAGAGAAGGGCCGTCCCGTCCGGCAGCGTCTCGACCACATGGGCGGCCCAGATCTTGTCGAACAGCGTGCGCGGCTTTCCGTCGCTCATTGGCGGCTTCTCCCTCTCGGTCTCTCAACGGGGCGAGGGGCCCGGCGGGGCCCTTCGCAGGCATCGGCCGGGGGCGGCAGCGGCCCCCGGCATCCGGGCCTCAGGCCTCGGCGGCGTCCTTGGCGGCAGCCTCGGGGGCCGTGCGCAGGCCGAGCTTCTCGGCGATGCGCGCCGACTTGCCGGTGCGGCCACGCAGGTAATACAGCTTCGCGCGGCGCACCTTGCCGCGACGCACCACGGAGATCTCCGCGATGGCCGGGGAGTGCAGCGGGAAGACGCGCTCCACGCCCTCGCCGTAGGAGAGCTTGCGCACGGTGAAGTTGCTGTGCAGGCCGCGGTTGGAGCGCGCGATCACCACGCCCTCATAGGCCTGAACGCGCGTGCGCTCGCCTTCCACGACCTTCACCATGACGCGCACGGTGTCACCGGCGGCGAATTCGGGAACGGGACGGCTCGCGGTCAGGCGGGCCTTCTGGTCGGCGTCGAACTGCTGCAAGAGGTTCATGGTCAAGTCCTTTCGAAGAGATTGCTTTAGGCCGGGGCTTGCGCGCCCGCAACCTGCATGCGGTTCCAGAGATCGGGCCGCCGCTCGCGCGTCGCGGCCTCGGATTGGGTGCGCCGCCAGCGCGCCACCTCGGCATGGTGGCCCGAGAGCAGCACGGGCGGGACGGCGCGGCCCTGCCATTCGGCGGGCCGCGTGTAGTGCGGGTATTCGAGCAGCCCCGCGCTGTGGCTTTCCTCGACGGCGCTTTCGGAGGCACCCATGACGCCGGGCAGCAGCCGCACGCAGGCATCGAGCAACGCCAGAGCGGCAACCTCGCCCCCCGAAAGGACGTAGTCGCCGAGGCTGACCTCGCGCATGCCGCGCGCCTCGATCACCCGCTGATCCAGGCCCTCGTACCGGCCGCAGAACAGCACGACGCCGGGCCCGGCCGCAAAGTCGCGGACCATCGCCTGGTCGAGCAGCCGGCCACGCGGCGTCAGATAGACCAGCGGCCGCGCATCGCCATCCGGCATCGCGGCCGAGATGGCGGCATCCGCCACATCGGGGCGCATGACCATGCCGGCGCCGCCGCCGAAGGGCGTGTCGTCCACGGTGCGGTGGCGGTCCGTCGCGAAGCTGCGGATGTCCAGCGCTTCGCAGCGCCAGATGCCCTCGCGCAGCGCGCGCCCGGCGAGCGAGACACCGAGCGGCCCGGGGAACATCTCCGGGAAGAGCGTCAGGATCGTCGCGTGCCAGCTCATGCCGCACCCGCCTCCCCTTGCTCATCCGGCTGCGGTTCCACCAGGATTTCCGCCGGCAGCACCACGGTCACGCGGCGCGCCGCGATGTCCACCGCGGGCACCGCCGCGCGCGTGAAGGGCACCAGCCGCTCGGGCGGCCCCTCCAGCACGAGGAAGGCGCCCGCCCCGTGATCCTCGACCGAGCGCACCCGGCCCAGCGCCTCGCCCGCCTCGGTCACCGCCGCAAGGCCTTCGAGGTCCGAGAGGTAGAACTCGTCGGGGTCCTCGGGCGGCGGCAGCGCCTCGCGCGGAACATAGAGGCGCGTGCCGGTCAGCCGCGCGGCCTGGTCGCGGTCGTTCACGCCATCGATGCGGGCCAGGTCCGGCGCCAGCATCTCCAGCACGAAGCGCTGCGTGCCCGTGGCGTCGCTCAGCGGGCCATAGGCCGTCAGATCCTCGGGCTCGGCGGTGAAGCTGCGGACGCGCACCAGGCCCCGCACACCGTGCGGCCTCCCGATCTCGCCCAACAGGATCATCGCCGGCGCCATGGATCAGATCAGCGCGCGGCGGCCGCGGCGCGTTCCTGCGCCTTCTTCTTCGGCGCCGACTGGATCGGCTGCGTCGGGATCGCGGGCATCGCCATCAGGCCGGCGCGGCCCAGGAACTTCGCCACGCGGTCCGTCGCCAGCGCGCCCTGGGAGAGCCACTCCTTGATGCGCTCCTCCTGCAGGCGGATGCGGTCGGCATGCTCGGCCGGCAGCATCGGGTTGTAGCTGCCCACCTTCTCGATGAAGCGGCCATCGCGCGGCGAACGGCTGTCGGCCACCACGATGTGGTAGTAGGGGCGCTTCTTGGCGCCGGCGCGGGCAAGGCGGATCTTCAGGCCCATCGGGCTGTCTCCTTCGGTAAAGTCAAAATCAAAACGGCCTACGACCTTGGGGGAGGAGGCTGGCGAGCCCGCCGCGCATCATCCCCTTCTGGCCCATCTTGTTCATGCGCTTCATCATGTCGCGCATGTCCTCGAACTGCTTGAGCAGCCGGTTCACCTCCTGCACGGAGGCGCCCGAACCGGCCGCGATGCGCCGCTTGCGCGACGCCTTGATGATCTCGGGCTGGCGGCGTTCCTTCACCGTCATGCTGCCGATGATGGCCGCCTGACGCTTGAGCATGCCGGTGTCGAGATTGGCGTCCTGCAGCTGCGCCTTCACCTTGGCGACACCCGGCAGCATGCCCATCAGGCCGCTCATGCCGCCCATCTTGCCGATCTGCTTCAGCTGCTGGGCATAGTCCTCGAGCGAGAACTGGCCCTTCTGCATGCGGGCGGCGAGCTTCTCCGCCTCGGCCTGGTCGATCGTCTCGGCCGCGCGCTCGACGAGCGAGACGATGTCGCCCATGCCGAGGATACGGTTGGCGATGCGGTCCGGGTGGAAATCCTCGAGCGCGTCGAGCTTCTCGCCCGCGCCCAGCAGCTTGATCGGTGCGCCGGTGACGGCCCGCATGGACAGCGCCGCACCGCCGCGCGCATCGCCATCCACGCGCGTCATCACGATGCCGGTGACGCCCACGCGCTCGTTGAAGATGCGCGCGGTGTTCACCGCGTCCTGGCCGGTCATGGCGTCCACGACCAGCAGCGTCTCGTGCGGCGTCACCGCCTGCTTCACCGCCGCGACCTCGGCCATCAGCGCCTCGTCGATCGAGAGGCGGCCGGCGGTGTCGAGGATCACCACGTCGTAGAGTTCGCGCCGGCCCAGATCCATGGCGCGCTCGGCGATCTGCAGCGGCGTCTGGCCGGCGATGATCGGCAGGCTGGTCACTTCCGCGCGCTCGGCCAGCTGCGCCAGCTGTAGCTGCGCGGCAGGGCGGTGCACGTCGAGGCTGGCGAGCAGCACCTTCTTGCGCTCGCGGCCCTTCAGCCGCAGCGCGATCTTGCCCGAGGTGGTCGTCTTGCCCGAGCCCTGCAGGCCCACCATCAGGATGGCGACGGGCGCCGCGGCCTCCAGGCTGATGCCACGCGGGCCCGGATCATTGCCGCCCAGCGCCTCGACCAGCGCGTCATTGACGATCTTGATGACCTGCTGGCCGGGCTGGATCGAGCGGATCACCTCCTGCCCCACGGCGCGCTCGCGCACGCGGGCGGTGATGTCCTTCACCACGGAGAGGGCGACATCGGCCTCGAGCAGGGCCACGCGCACCTCGCGCAGCGCGTCGGAGACATCGGCTTCGGACAGGGCGCCGCGGCCGCGCAAGCGGTCGAACACTCCCTGCAACCTGTTGCCCAAAGTCTCGAACACCAAAGAGCCCTTCCAAACGTCAAACGCGCCGCTGCGCGAAACTCGCGGAGCGACGGAGATCCCGCAGATCGCAGGACCCATATCGGGGTTTCCCGACGAAGCTGCGTTTAGGGGCTCGGGCCGAGGGCGTCAATCATGTTCGGCGCGCGCCGGCTTACGTCGCCGAAAGGCCCATGCCCCGCAGGATCGGCACCCAGAGGTCGTTCTCGGCCCGGAAGAAGCGGGCGGCCTCGCTGACGCTTCCTCCTATCACGGTCAGGTCGATGGCGGCGAACCGCGCCCGTACCTCCGGATCGGCGAGGATGCTGGTCAGCGCGGCGTTCAGCCGGGCCAGCACAGGCTCGGGCGTGCCGCGCGGCGCGAGGATGGCCTGCCATGGCTCCATGTTGTTCACCTGCGGCAGCCCCGCCTCGCGCATCGTCGGCACCTGCGGCAGGGCGGCGGCGCGCGTGCCCGAGAAGGTGGCCAGGGCGCGCAACTGCCCCGCCTGGGCCTGCGCCGCGACCACCGAGGGCGTGTCCGCCAGATAGGAGATGCGCCCGGCGATCAGGTCGGCCAGCCCGGCCGCGCTGCCGCGATAGGGCACATGGGTGACCTGGAGCTGGTTCACATCGGCGAAATGCTGCGCGGCGACATGGCCCGAGGTGCCATTGCCGGCCGAGCTGAAATTGTGCTGCCCCGGCTCGCGCCGGATCCGCTGGATCAGGCCGGCCGCGTCATTCACCTCCAATTGCCGCGCCGCCACCAGCACGAGCGGGACCTTCGAGGTGATGATCACCGGCGCGAAATCCGCCACCGGATCGAAGGGGA
This region of Sediminicoccus rosea genomic DNA includes:
- the rpsP gene encoding 30S ribosomal protein S16, which gives rise to MGLKIRLARAGAKKRPYYHIVVADSRSPRDGRFIEKVGSYNPMLPAEHADRIRLQEERIKEWLSQGALATDRVAKFLGRAGLMAMPAIPTQPIQSAPKKKAQERAAAAAR
- the trmD gene encoding tRNA (guanosine(37)-N1)-methyltransferase TrmD, with the protein product MSWHATILTLFPEMFPGPLGVSLAGRALREGIWRCEALDIRSFATDRHRTVDDTPFGGGAGMVMRPDVADAAISAAMPDGDARPLVYLTPRGRLLDQAMVRDFAAGPGVVLFCGRYEGLDQRVIEARGMREVSLGDYVLSGGEVAALALLDACVRLLPGVMGASESAVEESHSAGLLEYPHYTRPAEWQGRAVPPVLLSGHHAEVARWRRTQSEAATRERRPDLWNRMQVAGAQAPA
- the rplS gene encoding 50S ribosomal protein L19; translated protein: MNLLQQFDADQKARLTASRPVPEFAAGDTVRVMVKVVEGERTRVQAYEGVVIARSNRGLHSNFTVRKLSYGEGVERVFPLHSPAIAEISVVRRGKVRRAKLYYLRGRTGKSARIAEKLGLRTAPEAAAKDAAEA
- a CDS encoding Bug family tripartite tricarboxylate transporter substrate binding protein, with amino-acid sequence MRRRRLLALLPATLAAPALAQGFPERPVTLVIPFAPGGSSDAIARLLSERMTPILGQPVVAENRPGAGGIVASQSVARARPDGHTLLFGGLSAQILVQGVQPNLPFDPVADFAPVIITSKVPLVLVAARQLEVNDAAGLIQRIRREPGQHNFSSAGNGTSGHVAAQHFADVNQLQVTHVPYRGSAAGLADLIAGRISYLADTPSVVAAQAQAGQLRALATFSGTRAAALPQVPTMREAGLPQVNNMEPWQAILAPRGTPEPVLARLNAALTSILADPEVRARFAAIDLTVIGGSVSEAARFFRAENDLWVPILRGMGLSAT
- the ffh gene encoding signal recognition particle protein, with the protein product MFETLGNRLQGVFDRLRGRGALSEADVSDALREVRVALLEADVALSVVKDITARVRERAVGQEVIRSIQPGQQVIKIVNDALVEALGGNDPGPRGISLEAAAPVAILMVGLQGSGKTTTSGKIALRLKGRERKKVLLASLDVHRPAAQLQLAQLAERAEVTSLPIIAGQTPLQIAERAMDLGRRELYDVVILDTAGRLSIDEALMAEVAAVKQAVTPHETLLVVDAMTGQDAVNTARIFNERVGVTGIVMTRVDGDARGGAALSMRAVTGAPIKLLGAGEKLDALEDFHPDRIANRILGMGDIVSLVERAAETIDQAEAEKLAARMQKGQFSLEDYAQQLKQIGKMGGMSGLMGMLPGVAKVKAQLQDANLDTGMLKRQAAIIGSMTVKERRQPEIIKASRKRRIAAGSGASVQEVNRLLKQFEDMRDMMKRMNKMGQKGMMRGGLASLLPQGRRPF
- the leuC gene encoding 3-isopropylmalate dehydratase large subunit → MSDGKPRTLFDKIWAAHVVETLPDGTALLYIDLHLTHEVTTPQAFEGLRLAGRKIRRPDLTLGVIDHNIATDASRYTGIVDPESRLQVETLEKNAAEFGMPLIPLLDQRQGIVHVIGPELGRSLPGMTIVCGDSHTSTHGAMGALAFGIGTSEVEHVLATQTLLQKPAKNMQVLVEGNLAIGCSGKDITLAIIGKIGTAGGTGHVIEYCGDTIRALDMAGRMTLCNMSIEGGARAGMVAPDQTTFDYIRGRPMAPKGEALERAMEYWRSLPSDPGAHYDRVVKLAAHEIAPQVTWGTSPEDVLPITGVVPNPEEAKDEARRAQLRRMVEYMGLTPGQKLTDLKIDVAFIGSCTNSRIEDIRAAAAIAKGRRVADGVRAMVVPGSGLVKAQAEAEGLDRILTEAGFEWREAGCSMCLGMNPDKLTPGQRSASTSNRNFEGRQGPGGRTHLLSPAMAAAAAIAGHLADVRDYQPKGSL
- the rimM gene encoding ribosome maturation factor RimM (Essential for efficient processing of 16S rRNA), which gives rise to MAPAMILLGEIGRPHGVRGLVRVRSFTAEPEDLTAYGPLSDATGTQRFVLEMLAPDLARIDGVNDRDQAARLTGTRLYVPREALPPPEDPDEFYLSDLEGLAAVTEAGEALGRVRSVEDHGAGAFLVLEGPPERLVPFTRAAVPAVDIAARRVTVVLPAEILVEPQPDEQGEAGAA